Genomic segment of Mucilaginibacter sabulilitoris:
TTGATGAATCTGTAAAGTTTGTGAACGTATCAAACGGCGAGATTAACATTACAATTTCCGGCTTACCTGCTTTTAAGCAGCAAGCCGAACAGGCTTCACCTATTTTCAGCAGCCGGCAGCAAACGGTAAATTCTTTTAAACACGATGGCGACAGAACCGAAGTTGAAATAACCTATCATGCTGTTTTAGCAATTGATCTGCCACACGGGTTAAAAAAAGGTAACGAACTTAACCTGCACGGAAAATCAATATTTGAGTTTGAGGGCGATAAGATCATTGCGATAACCGATATCAGTTAAACCCATTATTATTTCTATACATGAAAAAATTGATTTTATGCAGCCTATTACTGGCTTCGCTTGCGAGCCACGCGCAGGTAGCAACTGTTGGTAAACCACTGCCCGAATGGAAGTCTGGCTATCTCGATTTGCATCATATAAATACGGGACGGGGCAATGCCTCCTTTTTTGTATTTCCGGATGGAACTACTATGGTGCTTGACGCCGGTGAGCTCGACCCAAC
This window contains:
- a CDS encoding nuclear transport factor 2 family protein encodes the protein MKKREQIISNYIKAYNSFNIADMMTDLDESVKFVNVSNGEINITISGLPAFKQQAEQASPIFSSRQQTVNSFKHDGDRTEVEITYHAVLAIDLPHGLKKGNELNLHGKSIFEFEGDKIIAITDIS